GGTTGGGGAACATCTCGCCCAGCATGACCCACATGACCGGGCCCCAGCTGAAGTTGAAGAAGATGACATAGAGGTTGGCCGCCACCAGGGCCGTCAGACCGGCGGTGGGGTTCAGGGTCAGGTTGCCGGCCGCGTCGGCGCCGGCGCCCGAGAAGGCCCAGGTCATGGCGCCGAGGGTGATGGCCATGCCGACCGAACCGATCAGCAGCAGGGGCTTGCGGCCGACCTTGTCGATCACCGCCAAGGCCACAAGGACGGCGGCGATGGACACCGCGCCGGAGAGAATGTTGCGCTCAAGGGCGACTTCCTCGGACACCCCGGCCAGACGCCACAGGGTCTCGCCGTAGTAGAAGATGATGTTGATGCCGACGAACTGCTGGAAGGTGGCCAGCACGAGACCCGCCCAGACGATCGGGCGGAAACCGGCCTTGCCGACGACGTCGCGGAAGCTGGGGCGATGGCCCTGGCTGAAGCTGGCGCGGATCTCGCCGATCTTTCGGTCGGCCGCCTCGGCGCCGAACAGCTTGGTCAGGACGGCGCGGGCCGCCTCGTCCTTGCCCTTCATGACCAGATAGCGCGGGCTTTCCGGGATCAGGAACAGGGCCAGCAGGAAGACTGCGGCGGGCGCGGCCTGGGCCAGATACATCCAGCGCCAGGCGGTCGTGCCGGCCAATTCGCCCACGCTGCTGCCGGCCTGTTTGGCCAGGAAGTAGTTCACGAGGAAGGCGGCGGTCAGGCCGCTGATGATCATCACCTGCTGCACCGTGCTCATCCGGCCGCGCACCCTGGCGGGGGCGACTTCGGAGATGTAGAGCGGCGACAGGACGCTGGCCGCGCCCACGGCCATGCCGGCGGCGAAGCGGGCGCAGACGAACAGGATATGGGTGTCGGTCAGGCCCTGGATCAGGGCGCCCACCAGGAACAGGACGGCGGCGACGATCATCACCGAGCGGCGACCGACCAGGTCGGCCAGGCGGCCGGCGAAGAAGGCGCCGAAGGCGCAACCGATCAGCAGGGAGCCGACCGTGAAGCCCAGACCGTTGGCGTCCAGATGGAACTGCGCCTGCAGGCCCGCCTGGGTGCCGTTCACTGCCCCCGAGTCATAGCCGAAGAGCAGACCGCCGATGGTCGCGACCGCGACGATGGCGATGATGAAGCCGAGATTAACCTTGTCGGTCCCGGCGATGTCGGGGCCATTGCCCCCGGTGGGTCCTGCCATTTGCCTCTTCTCCTCCGCATGGGGCTCTGACGGCCCCTGTTGTGATGATGGACTGTTGCCTCAGCGCCAG
The genomic region above belongs to Brevundimonas goettingensis and contains:
- a CDS encoding sugar porter family MFS transporter, translated to MAGPTGGNGPDIAGTDKVNLGFIIAIVAVATIGGLLFGYDSGAVNGTQAGLQAQFHLDANGLGFTVGSLLIGCAFGAFFAGRLADLVGRRSVMIVAAVLFLVGALIQGLTDTHILFVCARFAAGMAVGAASVLSPLYISEVAPARVRGRMSTVQQVMIISGLTAAFLVNYFLAKQAGSSVGELAGTTAWRWMYLAQAAPAAVFLLALFLIPESPRYLVMKGKDEAARAVLTKLFGAEAADRKIGEIRASFSQGHRPSFRDVVGKAGFRPIVWAGLVLATFQQFVGINIIFYYGETLWRLAGVSEEVALERNILSGAVSIAAVLVALAVIDKVGRKPLLLIGSVGMAITLGAMTWAFSGAGADAAGNLTLNPTAGLTALVAANLYVIFFNFSWGPVMWVMLGEMFPNQMRGSALAICGLAQWGANYLVVQSFPAMAEGIGLVGTYALYTVAAVISIFLVRSFIKETKGKELEDMQG